TCAAATCGGGTAATTTGATTTGAGCAATTTCACGAATTTTGGCCCGTGTGATTTTCCCAACTTTATTACGGTTTGGCTGGGCAGAGCCTTTTTCAAGATTGATGGCCTTTTTCACGAGAATGGCAGCCGGAGGAGTCTTTAAGATAAATGTAAAAGTACGATCAGAGAACACGGTTATAATAACCGGAATGATCATACCTTTTTGATCTTGCGTCTTAGCATTAAACGCTTTGCAAAATTCCATAATGTTTACGCCGTGCTGACCAAGCGCAGGACCTACGGGAGGTTGCGGATTGG
The nucleotide sequence above comes from bacterium. Encoded proteins:
- the rplK gene encoding 50S ribosomal protein L11 gives rise to the protein MKKVVAQIKLQIPAGAANPQPPVGPALGQHGVNIMEFCKAFNAKTQDQKGMIIPVIITVFSDRTFTFILKTPPAAILVKKAINLEKGSAQPNRNKVGKITRAKIREIAQIKLPDLNTKNIDSAMRMIEGTAKSLGVEVID